Proteins encoded together in one Altererythrobacter epoxidivorans window:
- a CDS encoding YqaA family protein, with protein MMKLLRGLYEWTMDKAAHPHAQGWLAFFCFVEASFFPIPPHPLLGLMCLAEPKKAVRFAAIATLASVAGAMFGYAIGYGLYDTVGEPLLGLLGLSESFPVAACYLREYDVEAILIAGATPVPFKLLTITAGFIEMAFVPFVLASLAARALIFMTVGILFRVFGAPIKRVIDEYLGWVTTAFVVLVVGGFLVLTQLSGSDEQVKDKCEAATSVQASE; from the coding sequence ATGATGAAGCTGCTGCGCGGCCTGTACGAATGGACGATGGACAAGGCGGCGCATCCCCATGCGCAGGGCTGGCTTGCATTCTTCTGCTTTGTCGAAGCGAGCTTCTTCCCGATCCCGCCGCACCCCTTGCTCGGTTTGATGTGCCTTGCCGAACCGAAAAAGGCTGTCCGTTTCGCGGCAATCGCAACCCTCGCGTCGGTGGCGGGGGCCATGTTCGGCTATGCGATCGGATACGGTCTATACGATACGGTCGGCGAACCGCTGCTTGGCCTGCTTGGCCTGAGCGAGAGTTTCCCGGTCGCCGCCTGTTACCTGCGTGAATACGACGTCGAAGCGATCCTGATCGCCGGGGCTACGCCGGTTCCGTTCAAGCTGCTGACCATTACCGCCGGCTTCATCGAGATGGCATTCGTCCCCTTCGTGCTGGCCAGCCTGGCTGCGCGCGCACTGATCTTCATGACGGTGGGGATCCTGTTCCGGGTCTTCGGCGCGCCGATCAAGCGTGTGATCGACGAATATCTCGGCTGGGTCACGACCGCGTTCGTCGTGCTGGTCGTCGGCGGTTTCCTTGTCCTCACACAGCTTTCGGGAAGCGACGAGCAAGTGAAGGACAAGTGCGAAGCAGCAACGAGCGTTCAGGCAAGCGAATAG